In Aptenodytes patagonicus chromosome 22, bAptPat1.pri.cur, whole genome shotgun sequence, one DNA window encodes the following:
- the PTPN7 gene encoding tyrosine-protein phosphatase non-receptor type 7, giving the protein MVQACLVCSRVHNGSLTTWAARADMDKTDKPSPSAKKHVRLQERRGSNVSLMLDMSSLGSVEPIQPVCTPRDITLKFLRTSSHVLRREELQQHAQSLTQLEEEFSKIPPNFVSPEELEIPGRASKDRYKTILPNPESRVCLRRAGNQDEDSYINANYITGYAGRPREYIATQGPMLNTVADFWEMVWQEEAPLIVMITKLQERKEKCVHYWPEKEGIYGPFTIRVQGVSECVEYVVRDLSIQLEGECRQVKHILFPSWPDQQTPESAKPLLHLVSKVEETLQAAASPGPIVVHCSAGIGRTGCFIATRIGCQQLKDKGEVDILGIVCHLRIDRGGMIQTSEQYQFLHHTLALYASQLPEAGGH; this is encoded by the exons ATGGTACAAGCCTGCTTGGTGTGCTCCAGAGTTCATAACGGCAGCCTGACAACCTGGGCAGCCAGGGCAGACATGGACAAGACAGACAAGCCTAGTCCCTCTGCCAAGAAGCACGTGCGTCTTCAGGAGAG AAGGGGCTCCAACGTGTCGCTGATGCTGGACATGAGCTCACTGGGGAGCGTGGAGCCCATCCAGCCTGTCTGCACGCCGCGGGACATCACGCTGAAGTTCCTGAGGACATCCAGCCATGTGCTGAGGAGAGAGGAGCTCCAGCAACACGCCCAGAGCCTGACACAGCTCGAGGAGGAGTTTTCG AAAATCCCACCCAACTTTGTCAGTCCGGAGGAGCTGGAGATCCCTGGACGTGCTTCCAAGGACAGATACAAAACCATCCTCCCCA ATCCTGAGAGCCGGGTCTGTCTCAGGAGGGCAGGGAACCAGGACGAAGACAGCTACATAAATGCCAACTACATCACG GGCTacgcggggcggccccgggagTACATTGCCACCCAGGGACCCATGCTGAACACCGTGGCCGACTTCTGGGAGATGGTGTGGCAGGAGGAGGCGCCCCTCATTGTCATGATAACCAAGCTCCAGGAGCGCAAAGAG AAATGTGTCCACTACTGGCCGGAGAAGGAGGGCATCTATGGCCCCTTCACCATCCGTGTGCAGGGGGTGAGCGAGTGCGTGGAGTATGTGGTCCGGGATCTCTCTATCCAG CTTGAAGGTGAATGCCGCCAGGTCAAACacatcctctttccttcctggCCGGACCAGCAGACACCCGAGTCAGCCAAACCCCTGCTGCACTTGGTGTCCAAGGTGGAGGAGACTCtccaggctgcagccagcccagggCCCATCGTTGTGCACTGCAG TGCAGGCATCGGCCGGACGGGCTGCTTTATCGCTACCAGGATCGGGTGCCAGCAGCTGAAGGACAAGGGGGAGGTGGATATCCTGGGAATCGTGTGCCATCTCCGCATAGACAG AGGTGGGATGATCCAGACGAGTGAGCAGTACCAGTTCCTCCATCACACACTAGCTCTCTACGCTTCCCAGCTGCCGGAGGCAGGAGGCCACTAG